From the Bacteroidia bacterium genome, one window contains:
- a CDS encoding ABC transporter permease: MSFERFIAFRYLRTRNLSRFLSFMTAVAAGSVAVGTAALIITYTILDGFERELRSNLIGFSAHIQVSVFRDDVVRFDEQALATLSGMANVDAAGPFLSREAIALTRDDIEGIRVKGIDSLRDLSRIREKIVAGSFNLLPVDGRHSILIGKRLADKLNLNVGDRMLLLGVTDFSDVYNAPKLQCTIRGLYETGMAEYLDDVYVFTGLETAQRVFNLDDRISGFDVLCEDVDAVDATVDNIQARLGYPYDPRSVFSLYRHLFVWIDLQQQLIPVVVGSLIVISVFNVIATLLLFVIEKTQYIGILQALGASRKRIRRIFMLQGLLIGVVGSAAGAVLAFAFCFAQQEFRFFSLPQDVYFMTTVPIHMRPEIFGAVMLTGICLAFFSSFIPAWLASRLDPVRSIRFH, encoded by the coding sequence ATGTCTTTCGAGCGCTTTATCGCTTTCCGCTATTTGCGCACGCGCAACCTGTCGCGCTTTCTGTCGTTCATGACGGCGGTGGCGGCGGGCAGCGTGGCCGTTGGCACCGCCGCGCTCATCATCACCTACACCATACTCGACGGTTTCGAGAGGGAACTGCGCAGCAATCTGATCGGCTTCTCGGCGCATATACAGGTGTCCGTGTTTCGCGACGATGTTGTCCGTTTCGACGAGCAGGCGCTTGCCACGCTGTCCGGCATGGCGAATGTGGACGCGGCCGGACCCTTTCTGTCGCGAGAGGCCATAGCGCTTACGCGCGACGATATCGAAGGGATACGCGTGAAGGGGATAGACTCGCTGCGGGATCTGTCGCGCATACGCGAAAAAATCGTCGCCGGGAGTTTCAACCTGTTGCCGGTGGACGGGCGGCATTCCATTCTCATAGGCAAGCGGCTTGCGGACAAACTGAACCTGAATGTGGGCGACCGCATGCTGTTGCTGGGTGTCACCGATTTCAGCGATGTGTACAACGCACCCAAGCTGCAATGCACGATACGCGGTTTGTATGAAACGGGCATGGCCGAGTATCTGGACGACGTGTACGTGTTCACTGGTCTCGAAACGGCGCAGCGTGTATTCAACCTCGACGACAGAATCAGCGGCTTCGATGTGTTGTGCGAAGATGTGGACGCGGTAGATGCGACAGTGGACAACATTCAGGCCCGCCTGGGGTATCCCTACGATCCGCGGTCCGTTTTCTCGCTGTACCGGCATCTGTTCGTGTGGATTGATTTGCAGCAGCAACTTATCCCCGTTGTGGTCGGTTCACTGATCGTGATATCCGTGTTCAACGTCATCGCCACACTGCTGCTGTTCGTGATCGAGAAAACGCAGTACATCGGCATATTGCAGGCATTGGGGGCATCGCGCAAGCGCATACGGAGGATTTTCATGCTGCAAGGTCTGCTCATAGGTGTGGTCGGATCGGCGGCGGGCGCGGTGCTGGCCTTCGCTTTCTGTTTCGCGCAGCAGGAGTTTCGCTTTTTCAGCTTGCCGCAGGACGTGTACTTCATGACGACGGTGCCGATACACATGCGCCCCGAGATCTTCGGCGCGGTGATGCTTACAGGCATATGCCTCGCTTTCTTTTCTTCGTTCATCCCGGCCTGGCTTGCGTCGCGGCTCGATCCTGTGCGGTCCATCAGATTCCATTGA
- a CDS encoding LysM peptidoglycan-binding domain-containing protein, whose product MKWNSIAILTVALGLFFVTGNNAFAQDKMTEEEAAQKIQNLEKRVSDLKRQQSSLDQQLTEKNRVLKSKQDDYEKCIDELYALVGATRQDVDAYEARLKRLENKISDLLRLSPMDLLARKAEVDEAEAEYNNLAGNKISLLPAFYDRVQRVAENIRTLRETLSRAEKSYTVGTWAKDRDCLWNIAKKPDIYGDAFKWPKIWQKNRDQIKNPDLIYPGQVLKIPAPAPLTPEEESAARKYYRQKREAELAAPTGTSPENVNK is encoded by the coding sequence ATGAAATGGAATAGCATAGCCATTCTGACCGTCGCGCTGGGATTGTTCTTCGTTACCGGGAACAACGCCTTCGCACAGGACAAGATGACAGAGGAAGAAGCTGCGCAAAAAATCCAGAACCTGGAAAAGCGCGTCTCCGACCTCAAACGCCAGCAGTCGTCGCTGGATCAACAATTGACCGAGAAGAACCGCGTGCTCAAGAGCAAGCAGGACGATTACGAGAAATGTATCGATGAACTCTACGCCCTCGTGGGTGCCACCCGTCAGGACGTGGATGCCTACGAAGCGCGCCTGAAGCGCCTCGAGAACAAAATCAGCGATTTGCTGCGTCTTTCGCCGATGGATCTGCTTGCCCGCAAGGCGGAAGTAGACGAAGCGGAAGCCGAGTACAACAATCTCGCCGGCAACAAGATCAGTCTCCTCCCCGCGTTCTATGATCGCGTGCAGCGAGTCGCCGAAAACATCCGCACTCTGCGTGAGACTCTCTCCCGTGCTGAGAAATCCTACACCGTCGGCACCTGGGCGAAAGACCGCGACTGTCTCTGGAACATCGCCAAGAAGCCCGATATTTACGGCGACGCCTTCAAATGGCCGAAAATCTGGCAGAAGAACCGCGATCAGATCAAGAATCCCGATCTGATTTACCCGGGCCAGGTCCTGAAGATTCCGGCTCCCGCTCCTCTCACTCCTGAAGAGGAAAGCGCCGCGCGGAAATACTACCGCCAGAAGCGCGAAGCCGAACTGGCGGCTCCCACAGGTACTTCTCCGGAAAACGTTAACAAGTAA
- a CDS encoding PhoH family protein, which produces MQIERRIRINGTNPVILFGFNDANIRIIEERFDAAIIARGDSVLIRGEDTVVDMVEKVLKELMFIVNKTDSLTERDVNTVLDVLASGQAPEIAPEEVDNIILYAKKDYIKARTPGQINYLRAIRQNDIVFAIGPAGTGKTYMAVAAAVAALNRHDVLRIVLARPAVEAGESLGFLPGDLREKVDPYLRPLYDALDDMLPAEKLKAYLERRTIEIVPLAYMRGRTLNNAFIILDEAQNATTMQMKMFLTRLGANARAIVTGDITQIDLATRGQSGLVEIQDVLSGVDGVSFVYFDKRDVVRHRLVKDIIDAYERYHGDQ; this is translated from the coding sequence ATGCAAATAGAACGACGCATACGTATCAACGGCACCAATCCCGTCATCCTCTTCGGCTTCAATGACGCGAATATTCGCATCATCGAAGAGCGTTTCGACGCGGCCATTATCGCCCGCGGCGACAGCGTACTCATTCGCGGCGAGGATACCGTCGTGGACATGGTCGAAAAGGTGCTCAAAGAGCTGATGTTCATCGTCAACAAAACGGATTCGCTCACCGAGCGCGACGTGAACACCGTGCTCGACGTGCTCGCCAGCGGGCAGGCGCCGGAGATCGCACCCGAGGAAGTGGATAACATCATCCTCTACGCGAAAAAGGATTACATCAAGGCGCGGACGCCCGGCCAGATCAATTACCTGCGCGCTATTCGGCAGAATGATATCGTTTTCGCCATCGGACCGGCCGGTACAGGAAAAACCTACATGGCCGTTGCCGCAGCCGTCGCCGCGCTGAACCGCCACGACGTGCTGCGCATCGTGCTTGCGCGTCCCGCGGTGGAAGCGGGAGAAAGTCTGGGTTTTCTCCCCGGTGATTTGCGGGAAAAGGTGGATCCCTATCTGCGGCCGTTGTACGACGCCCTGGATGACATGCTGCCCGCTGAAAAGCTCAAGGCGTATCTCGAGCGCAGGACCATAGAAATCGTTCCGCTGGCCTACATGCGCGGCCGCACGCTGAACAACGCCTTCATCATTCTCGACGAGGCGCAGAACGCCACGACGATGCAGATGAAAATGTTTCTCACGCGCCTCGGCGCCAACGCGCGCGCCATCGTCACCGGCGATATAACGCAAATCGATCTCGCCACGCGCGGGCAAAGCGGTCTGGTGGAAATTCAGGATGTGCTGTCCGGTGTGGACGGGGTGTCCTTCGTGTATTTCGACAAGCGCGACGTGGTGCGGCACCGGCTGGTGAAGGACATTATCGACGCATACGAGCGCTATCACGGTGATCAGTGA
- the prfB gene encoding peptide chain release factor 2 (programmed frameshift) — MFEDHLSKAQDIRRRVDDLRGFLDVDRKKQEIAELEARTHQPEFWNDNIQAQKVMQEIAMRKEWVELWEQVHAKTGDFIVLIELAEESADAEMEGELDAELATLEKLLGELEFKNMLSGEDDKRNAILTIHSGAGGTESQDWAEMLYRMYLRYCDRMGFSVALVDELEGEGAGIKSVTLEITGPFAFGYLKSEIGVHRLVRISPFDAAKRRHTSFASVFVYPEIDDDIEIEINPSDLKVDTFRSGGKGGQNVNKVETAVRITHIPSGVVVACQQERSQLQNRQTALKLLQSRLYQIEREKEAARLSSIEDSKKKIEWGSQIRSYTFQPYTLVKDHRTGHENYDVQSVMDGNLEGFAQAYLLQFGNAVAAMPT, encoded by the exons ATGTTTGAAGACCATCTTTCCAAGGCACAGGACATCCGCCGACGCGTCGACGATCTTCGGGGGTTTCTT GACGTAGACAGGAAGAAACAGGAAATAGCCGAACTCGAAGCGCGCACGCATCAGCCGGAGTTCTGGAACGACAACATCCAGGCGCAAAAGGTGATGCAGGAAATCGCCATGCGCAAGGAGTGGGTCGAACTCTGGGAACAGGTGCACGCGAAGACCGGAGATTTCATTGTTCTCATCGAACTCGCGGAAGAGAGCGCCGACGCTGAAATGGAAGGCGAGCTGGACGCGGAACTCGCGACGCTCGAAAAGCTGCTCGGCGAACTGGAATTCAAGAACATGCTTTCCGGTGAAGACGACAAGCGCAACGCCATTCTCACCATTCACTCCGGCGCGGGCGGTACCGAGTCGCAGGACTGGGCGGAAATGCTGTACCGCATGTACCTGCGCTACTGCGATCGCATGGGCTTCTCCGTCGCGCTGGTGGACGAACTCGAGGGCGAAGGCGCGGGCATCAAAAGCGTGACGCTGGAAATCACCGGACCCTTTGCCTTCGGCTACCTGAAAAGTGAAATCGGTGTCCATCGTCTCGTGCGTATTTCGCCGTTCGACGCGGCAAAGCGCCGTCACACCAGCTTCGCCTCGGTGTTCGTGTATCCCGAAATCGACGACGACATCGAGATTGAGATCAATCCCTCCGACCTGAAAGTCGATACCTTCCGCAGCGGCGGCAAGGGCGGCCAGAACGTGAACAAGGTGGAGACGGCCGTGCGCATCACGCATATACCCAGCGGTGTGGTCGTGGCCTGCCAGCAGGAGCGTTCGCAGTTACAGAACAGGCAGACCGCTCTCAAGCTGCTGCAGTCGCGTCTGTACCAGATCGAGCGCGAGAAGGAAGCGGCGCGGCTTTCATCCATCGAGGACAGCAAGAAAAAAATCGAATGGGGCAGCCAGATCCGTTCCTACACGTTCCAGCCGTATACGCTGGTGAAGGATCACCGGACCGGACACGAGAACTACGATGTGCAATCCGTGATGGACGGCAATCTCGAAGGATTCGCGCAGGCCTATCTTCTCCAATTCGGCAACGCCGTCGCGGCGATGCCCACGTAA